The Polyangium mundeleinium genome contains the following window.
ACACTCTCATCCGCACTGGAGCACGCCTCCCCAAAGCTCGTAGCTCGACTTGCCCCTCTGGAGGAACACCGCGGTCACGTACGCGCCCGCCACCGCGGCCATGCCCTGACCGAAGTTACCCGCGGGCGGCGAGAGCGCGATCGGATCCCCCACGGGCACGAAATCCGGGCCGAGCGTCTGCGCACGAACGGCGCGCGCGCCCGCCGATCCTTCGGTCCAGATGAGCACCCATCGACCATCCGGCAGGCCCGCGATCCCGGGCGCGAACGCGTCGCCGCCGGGACCTCCGGCCGGCAGCTCGATCACCTCGGTCGTCGCCGGGATCGAGCCAACAGGCGCGTGGCCGAGCCGGATCTTCCACGGGCTCTGATCGTCCTGACGATCGGCGAACAGGATCGCGACCTCGCGGCCGTTCCATCCGCTCATCGGCTTGCCCACCTGCCCGCCGGATCCCACGACCTTCACGAGCTCGCCGATCGGCTTGCGATCCGGGCCGATGAAGCCGCCCATGACGGCGCCGTCGCGCCGGAACGAGAGCGCGTAGCCCTTGTCGTCCGCGACCACCACGCGCGCCGCGTCGAGCGGATCCGTCCCCGCGATCGGCCAGAGCGCTTGCGGCGCGGCGTCGACACCATCGGCCGTCGCGAGGCTGCCTTCGGCGACACCCAGGAAAAACGCCGTGGACGCGGGCACCTGCACGATCGACTTGAGCGCGCCCGGCGCCTCCTTCGCCGCGACGAAGTACCCCTTGTCGGTCCCGGTCGGCGCGACGCGATCGATCTCGCCGCTCACCTTCTCGACGAAGCCTTCGTTCACCTGGCCGCTCGACGGCGTCACCTCGATGCCGACGGCCTCGTCCGAGCTCTTCGCGTAACCGATCGAGACGTTGCCCGAGGCGAGCGGCAAGAGCTCGAAGGGGACCTTGTTCGAGACGACGGGCGCCCAGCGCACGGGCTGCTTCGCCACCCAGCAAGGCTTCGGCGGCTGCGGCAGGGCGTCGCGGATCTCGCGGACCGTGTTCGCCAGGACCGAACGCGCGCCGCCGCCGGCCACCGTCGGCTTGACCGAGCAACGCCCCACGAAAAACGCCGAGATCACCATCATCACGAGCAAGCCGCAGCTCGTGGCGATCACCTTCAACGGCAGCGAGCTCGCCGCTTGCTCGGGCGACACGGCGCGCATGCCGTCCGACGTCGCGTCGAGCGCGGCGCGACCGCGCGGCAAATCCGTGTACGACGTGTTCGGACCGACGGCGGCGATCTCCACCGCGGGCGGCGGCGGCGCCCCGCGGAAGGGGCCCTCTTCCAGCGCCGAGGGCAACGTCGTCGTCTCCCCGGACGAACCCCGCGCGGCCGCTTCCTTTTCGGGCAGCGGCGACGTCGAGGGATCGGCGAGCAGCGCGTCGATCCGGATCGTCCGCGTGACCTCGTGCGCAAACTTCACCGCACCCGCCATCGACGGGCCGGTGTATCCGCCACCGCTGCTGTTGAGATCGGGCGGCAGGATCGCGGTCGTGCTCGGCTCGCGCGGAGGCGGCGCCGGGGGCAGCTCGTCGATGCGCGAAGGCGCCGTCACGGGCGCGAGCTCGGCCAGCGACGTGACCTCGGACGGCGGCATGGCGGGCGGCGGCTCGGTCGCGGCGAGCGGCGGAGGCGCGGCGGCCGCAGGCGGATCGGCTGGCGTGGCCGGCGGTTGCGCGGCGGGAGGCTCGATCGGCGCGGGCGGCGGCGCGCTCGGCGAGGCCTTCGCGGGCGACGTGCCCGGCGTGGCGCCCGCGCGGGGCACGGGCACGGGCGCGGGCTTGAGCAGGGCCGAGGGGCGCAGGATGGCCGAGGGCTTGTCCGCGGACTTGTCCGCGACGGGCCGCGGGAGCGTCGGCGATGCCGCAGGACGCGCGGCCGGCTCCGTGGGCTTCGTGAACACCTTCGACGGCGCGCGCATCGGGCTCGGTCCCACCGTCGAGTACTCGGACGTCTTGGGGCCGAGGGGTTTCGGCGCAAGACCGACCGACGTATTCTCCGCGCTGGCGCCGGCCTTGCCGCGCGGGCCCTCGGCGGGCTTGACGGGCGCGGCGCCGGCCGGCGGCGGGCTCGATTTGGGCACCACGTGCGGCGGCTTGGCGGGGCTCTCGGCCGCGCGAGGTGCGACCATCGCGGGCTTCGGCAGCGCCGCGGCCGTCGTCTCTTTCGGCGGCTTCGCGGCGGGCGGGGCGAGATCGCCGACGTTGGTCGTCTCGTCGTCGTTGACGTTGCCCCAGAGCTCGTCGACCGCGCTCGTGCTCGTCGGAGGACGCCTCGCAGCCGCATCGGCGACGGGGCCCGGCACGGGAGGCCCGACGGGCGGCGGCGGACGAACGGCGGCCGGCGGCTCCGGCGACGCGTTCGGGCTTCGGGGAAGCGCGGCTTCGAACGCGGCGCCGCCGTACTCGGGCCGCAGCGTGATCGGCGCGGCGCCCGGGGGCGCGGCGTCGGTGCCTCCGCCCGAAGGCACCACGATCGGCGCGCCTTCGACGCCTTGTTGCGGCGCGCCGGGGCCCGTGAGCCCGAGCAGCGTGCCCATCTGGCCGCGCTTCTCGGGCAGCGTGGCGCCGAAACGAAACGGCGAGATGGTGGAGGGCTCGTGCCTCGGCGCAGCCGGCTCCTGCGTGGTGGGCGTGGCGTCGGCGAATTCGGGCACCGTGAAGGCGGGGACCCACTCGGCCATGCCCTCGCGCCAGACGAGGACGGACGGCGGGAGCACGCGGGTCGCGATGGCTTCCCGCAGCTCCTCGGTTCGCACGAGCCGCTGTACGCCCTGCTCGTCGGTCCAGCGCCACTCGTCGCGGCTGGTCACGCGTGCCTCGGCAACGTGCAGGTCGTGCGCGGATCGGGTTCGTGTCGGGCGAGCACGTCGCGCGAATCGTACAGCGACCCCTGCGACGTTGCGCAGAATTTCGTTCGCCGCGACGCAACTGCGGGGCGGTGCCTTCGATGTTCAGGCATGCCCCACGTACGTCCGTTCCTCCTCGCGTCCGTCGCCGCGCGCGCCCTCGCCCGCGCCCTCCTCGACACGCTCAGCCCCCCGGCCTGCGCGGCCTGCGATGCGCCCGTGCGCCGCGACCGCGTCTTTTGCTCCCCCTGCGCCGCGACCGTGCTCCGCGCCGCGAACGAGCCCGGCGAGCCGCTCGCTTTTGCGGCCTTCGGCGGCGCCGTCGCGGCTGCGCTGCGGCGGTTCAAGTACGGGGAGCGCCCCGATCTCGGACGTCCGCTTGGCCATCTCCTGCGCGGGCTCATGCGCGAGGAGGCGCCCGGGGTGGACCTCGTCGTGCCCGTTCCGCTTCACCCACGAAGACTCGCGGAGCGCGGCTACAACCAGGCCGCGCTGCTCGCGCATGCAGCCGCCGACGAGCTCGACGTCCCTCTCGCAGCACGCGCGCTCGTGCGGCTTCGCGACACCACGC
Protein-coding sequences here:
- a CDS encoding GYF domain-containing protein, whose product is MTSRDEWRWTDEQGVQRLVRTEELREAIATRVLPPSVLVWREGMAEWVPAFTVPEFADATPTTQEPAAPRHEPSTISPFRFGATLPEKRGQMGTLLGLTGPGAPQQGVEGAPIVVPSGGGTDAAPPGAAPITLRPEYGGAAFEAALPRSPNASPEPPAAVRPPPPVGPPVPGPVADAAARRPPTSTSAVDELWGNVNDDETTNVGDLAPPAAKPPKETTAAALPKPAMVAPRAAESPAKPPHVVPKSSPPPAGAAPVKPAEGPRGKAGASAENTSVGLAPKPLGPKTSEYSTVGPSPMRAPSKVFTKPTEPAARPAASPTLPRPVADKSADKPSAILRPSALLKPAPVPVPRAGATPGTSPAKASPSAPPPAPIEPPAAQPPATPADPPAAAAPPPLAATEPPPAMPPSEVTSLAELAPVTAPSRIDELPPAPPPREPSTTAILPPDLNSSGGGYTGPSMAGAVKFAHEVTRTIRIDALLADPSTSPLPEKEAAARGSSGETTTLPSALEEGPFRGAPPPPAVEIAAVGPNTSYTDLPRGRAALDATSDGMRAVSPEQAASSLPLKVIATSCGLLVMMVISAFFVGRCSVKPTVAGGGARSVLANTVREIRDALPQPPKPCWVAKQPVRWAPVVSNKVPFELLPLASGNVSIGYAKSSDEAVGIEVTPSSGQVNEGFVEKVSGEIDRVAPTGTDKGYFVAAKEAPGALKSIVQVPASTAFFLGVAEGSLATADGVDAAPQALWPIAGTDPLDAARVVVADDKGYALSFRRDGAVMGGFIGPDRKPIGELVKVVGSGGQVGKPMSGWNGREVAILFADRQDDQSPWKIRLGHAPVGSIPATTEVIELPAGGPGGDAFAPGIAGLPDGRWVLIWTEGSAGARAVRAQTLGPDFVPVGDPIALSPPAGNFGQGMAAVAGAYVTAVFLQRGKSSYELWGGVLQCG
- a CDS encoding ComF family protein, whose product is MPHVRPFLLASVAARALARALLDTLSPPACAACDAPVRRDRVFCSPCAATVLRAANEPGEPLAFAAFGGAVAAALRRFKYGERPDLGRPLGHLLRGLMREEAPGVDLVVPVPLHPRRLAERGYNQAALLAHAAADELDVPLAARALVRLRDTTQQATLRRAERHANVARAFVTRSPRAVQGLRVLLVDDVATTGATLSACRDALVEAGARDVITLCVARAGDG